One window of Thermacetogenium phaeum DSM 12270 genomic DNA carries:
- a CDS encoding cyclic lactone autoinducer peptide, which produces MLVAATGASTTCWFHWYQPKVPEKG; this is translated from the coding sequence CTGCTCGTAGCAGCGACGGGAGCAAGCACCACTTGCTGGTTCCACTGGTATCAGCCGAAAGTGCCGGAAAAAGGATGA
- a CDS encoding cyclic lactone autoinducer peptide: MLVAATGVSTTCWFHWYQPKLPEKG; this comes from the coding sequence CTGCTCGTAGCGGCAACTGGAGTAAGCACTACTTGCTGGTTCCACTGGTATCAGCCGAAACTGCCGGAAAAGGGATAA